In Lacibacter sp. H375, one DNA window encodes the following:
- a CDS encoding peptidyl-alpha-hydroxyglycine alpha-amidating lyase family protein, with protein MYTIKNFLLLAIVVLFGCADNPNNNKNDQPINYALDEAWPQLPAGYSFGQPTGIGIDSKQHIFVFHRAGRKWTDPFPESFIDKNTILELDAETGTIINEWGANQFIMPHGLTVDKNDNVWVTDVGLHQILKFSHNGQLLMKLGIAKTPGNDSSHFNLPTDVIVANDGSFYVSDGYGNSRVVKFSADGKYLLQWGTKGSDEGEFDIPHGITLDKNEHVYVADRQNNRIQVFDKNGKFLRVLKNKDSVPQLPSVTIDSAQHLYAIDFDYTITTDIGNKGSKVFQYDTAGNVVFQFGSTGENKRTASWYHDIAVDKNGNIYVGDIRGAKLLKFEKKKK; from the coding sequence ATGTATACAATAAAGAACTTCCTTTTACTTGCAATAGTTGTTTTGTTTGGGTGTGCTGATAATCCAAACAATAATAAGAATGATCAACCAATAAACTATGCGTTGGATGAGGCATGGCCTCAGTTGCCTGCAGGTTATTCATTTGGTCAGCCAACCGGTATCGGCATCGACAGCAAGCAGCACATCTTTGTTTTTCACAGGGCGGGTAGAAAATGGACCGATCCTTTTCCGGAATCATTTATTGATAAAAACACCATACTTGAGCTTGATGCTGAAACAGGAACCATCATCAATGAATGGGGCGCCAATCAATTCATCATGCCGCATGGTTTAACGGTTGATAAGAATGATAATGTTTGGGTAACAGATGTGGGGCTTCATCAAATACTAAAGTTCAGTCACAATGGACAGTTATTGATGAAGCTGGGTATTGCAAAAACTCCCGGCAACGATTCTTCGCATTTTAATTTACCCACCGATGTTATTGTTGCAAATGACGGTTCATTTTATGTGAGTGATGGCTATGGTAACAGCAGGGTGGTGAAGTTTTCCGCTGATGGAAAGTATTTATTGCAATGGGGTACAAAAGGAAGCGATGAAGGTGAATTTGATATACCGCATGGTATAACGCTTGATAAAAACGAACATGTTTATGTGGCTGACAGGCAAAATAACCGCATCCAGGTGTTTGATAAAAATGGCAAATTTCTACGTGTGTTAAAGAACAAAGATTCCGTACCTCAATTGCCATCTGTAACAATCGACAGCGCACAACATCTTTACGCCATCGATTTTGATTATACCATTACGACTGATATTGGTAACAAGGGTTCGAAGGTTTTTCAATACGACACAGCAGGAAATGTTGTTTTTCAATTTGGCAGCACAGGAGAAAACAAACGAACTGCTTCCTGGTATCATGATATTGCAGTAGACAAGAACGGAAATATTTACGTAGGTGATATCAGGGGAGCTAAGCTGTTGAAGTTCGAAAAAAAGAAAAAATAA